A genomic region of Raphanus sativus cultivar WK10039 chromosome 6, ASM80110v3, whole genome shotgun sequence contains the following coding sequences:
- the LOC108806094 gene encoding uncharacterized protein LOC108806094, giving the protein MGPKAGTLVIILLLGLTLLSDARSFLHSSLDSEEVSKNEKVCTLCEEYVNVAITYLEKNETQAQVIEDLHERCSHMRGFAQQCVTLVDYYVPLFFIQLESFQPEDFCKRMNLCDKVAALVEEARQDSCAVCHKTVSDILIKLQDPDTQLDIVELLLKGCKSFKNYEKKCKKLVFEYGPLILVNANDFLVKNDVCTLLRACPAAEEMVQRQPGSADS; this is encoded by the exons ATGGGACCAAAAGCTGGAACGTTGGTTATTATCTTGCTGCTGGGTTTGACCTTGCTTTCTGACGCTAGGTCTTTCCTTCACTCTTCCCTAGACTCAG AGGAAGTTTCAAAGAACGAAAAGGTTTGCACTCTGTGTGAGGAGTATGTTAACGTTGCTATAACCTACCTTGAGAAAAACGAAACACAAGCACAGGTTATCGAGGACCTTCATGAGCGGTGCTCCCATATGCGCGGTTTTGCACAGCAG TGCGTAACTTTGGTTGACTACTACGTCCCTCTTTTCTTCATACAACTCGAGTCGTTTCAACCTGAAGATTTCTGCAAGAGGATGAATCTTTGTGACAAAGTGGCAGCTCTTGTGGAAGAAGCCCGTCAGGATAGCTGCGCTGTATGCCACAAGACTGTTTCAGATATTCTCATCAAACTCCAAGATCCTGACACTCAG TTGGATATAGTTGAGCTACTTCTCAAGGGATGCAAATCGTTCAAGAACTACGAGAAGAAG TGCAAGAAGTTGGTGTTCGAGTATGGACCTCTGATCCTGGTTAATGCAAACGATTTCCTTGTTAAAAATGACGTCTGCACACTCTTACGCGCATGTCCAGCAGCAGAGGAAATGGTTCAAAGGCAGCCCGGTTCGGCTGATTCTTGA
- the LOC108809752 gene encoding uncharacterized protein LOC108809752, producing MILFLTVGEMMDMNRSRRLNFNAPFLSTKRHDVNQEKVPGQCPEASVPFCWETTPGMPKNLSHLKHDPESETPRLKLPPGRLKMHVDGENNDFDGASEGLTPARLLRLKKRDNHEYFHQRDQDTTDVLSLTQAIDMVEQPKDSLTESDDGTSGGGDSDGYLTMESTERSEDMSPNYIIERFLPDAAALAAVTSAASQRRKNRLAYLSTTVRQSCFSPKACGLHVLLPWSTKHRICGVKNAFSPSSQINLQPKFITKDN from the exons ATGATATTGTTTCTTACGGTTGGAGAAATGATGGATATGAATCGATCTCGGAGGCTAAACTTCAACGCTCCCTTCTTGTCGACCAAACGCCATGATGTCAACCAAGAGAAGGTTCCAGGGCAGTGTCCTGAAGCCTCTGTTCCTTTTTGTTGGGAAACTACTCCTGGTATGCCCAAGAACTTGTCTCACTTGAAACATGACCCTGAATCTGAGACACCACGACTCAAACTTCCTCCCGGAAGATTAAAG ATGCACGTTGATGGTGAAAACAACGACTTTGATGGTGCTAGTGAGGGTTTAACACCAGCAAGATTGTTGCGTTTGAAGAAACGCGACAATCATGAATATTTCCATCAAAGGGACCAAGACACGACCGATGTCTTGTCACTCACGCAAGCCATAGACATGGTCGAACAACCAAAAGATAGCCTTACGGAATCGGATGATGGAACCAGCGGAGGAGGTGACTCAGACGGCTACTTAACTATGGAGAGCACAGAGCGAAGCGAAGACATGTCACCGAACTACATAATAGAGCGGTTTCTGCCGGATGCAGCGGCGCTAGCGGCCGTGACATCAGCTGCAAGCCAAAGGAGGAAGAATAGACTCGCTTATTTGAGTACAACGGTGAGGCAATCTTGTTTCTCACCAAAGGCTTGTGGGTTGCATGTGTTGCTGCCTTGGAGCACTAAGCACAGGATTTGTGGAGTCAAAAACGCATTTTCTCCCTCTTCTCAAATCAACTTGCAACCCAAGTTTATTACCAAAGACAACTAG